ACAATTTGTGACGCTTCAATAAGCTCTGCTTTGAATTAACAAATCAAAGCTTCATAAAACAATACAGAACAAAAGGCAAAAACTCAATAATAGAATATGTCATCTGACAGTAAAAAAGAATGGTTTGGAGAATGGTTTGATTCTCCTTATTATCATATATTATATAAAAACAGAGATTATTCAGAAGCCGAAACATTCATTAACAATGTCATTCATAAATTAGAGATGGCTTCTGGCGACAAGGTTCTAGACATTGCCTGTGGCAAAGGGCGCCATTCTATTTTTTTGAACAAAAATGGAATGAACGTAACTGGAATTGATCTTTCTGTGCAAAGCATTGAGTTTGCGAAGCAATTTGAAAACGACAAACTTCACTTTGCGAATCATGACATGCGCGAGACATTCCAAGAAAGTCAATTTGACTTTGTCGTAAATCTATTTACAAGTTTTGGCTACTTCTCGGATGAAAAAGATAACCAAAAAGCGATAAACTCCGCGATTGACAACCTTAAGCCTAATGGCAAAATGCTTTTGGATTTTCTAAATCCAACCAAAGTCATTAATCAGCTTAAAAAAGATGAAAAGAAAACCATTGATGGCATTAGCTTCGATATACACAAAAGAGTAGATGAAAATAACTTCATAGTCAAAACCATTGAATTCAATGATAATGAAATAGATTTCAAATTTGAAGAAAAAGTAAAAGCCCTTAAACAAACAGATTTTATAACGTATTTCAATAACGCTGGTGCTAAAATTATCGGCACTTATGGCAGCTACGAGTTTGACAAATTCGATATGGATAATTCTGATCGAATGATTTTTATTGCTGAAAAAAAATAAATAGAGCATGATAGATGCAATCATTCTTTTCTTATCAGCTATGGCTGGTGGCTCTCTGGTATTCTTTATTTCAAAAAAAAGAACAAAGGAGATGCAAATGGCGATCACATTCAGTGGAGCCTACTTGTTTTCACTTACAATATTGCATATACTTCCAGAGCTATATGAAGATAGCCATACCGATGGGCATATAGTAAGCCTTTTCATTTTATTGGGATTTTTCTTTCAGGTGCTTCTTGAGCCGCTCACCAGCGGAGTGGAACATGGCCATTTGGACGAACACCACAGTCATAAGCACCATCATCCCGTAACGCCTTTGATTATTGGCATGCTAATTCACGCGACCTTTGATGGCGCAATACTATCCGGAAATTTTCTCAACCATGGGCATGGTCAGAACAATCTAATGATCGGTTTGGTGTTGCATAAAATTCCCGCAGCCTTTGCACTAGTATCAGTAATCAGCCAAAGCTTAAGCAGCAAGAAGAAAGTGTTTACATTGCTTATTATTTTCGCGTTAGCTTCCCCATTTGGAATATTTGCCAGCAATTTCTTATTTCAGAAAATGGCTGTTGACCACATGTATTATAATTTGTTAATCGCAGTTGTGGCAGGAAATTTCCTACATATTTCAACGACAATATTCTTCGAAACTTCTCCTGAGCATCAGTTCAATTTCAGGAAAATGTTCATTACTCTTCTTGGAGTCTTGCTAGCTATAGCCGTTGAATTCATTTTATAAAATAGATTAAAAATCATAATAAAAAAGAGCCGCGACACGACTGGCATTTCCAAATGCCAGATTCTTATTGAACCTTTTCCCATAAACATATTCCAAGCCCACCTTGGACCCCTCTATGACATTCCAGAAAAAATCGACGGTAACACCGATACCGTTCCGGTACGAATTCTCAGGTTGAAAAGAAAAATTCTCAACTCCAGTCGCTCCTATGGAAGCCGTGGAAAAAAACTCATTGGTCCAATTATGAGTCACTGCCACAAACCCTCCATATGAGTAAATTGGTTGAAATCTTCCGCTGGAAGGATCATAAATAATGTCTTGAGAATTGCCGCTCAAAGCCGCAATATAATGGGCTACAGCTCTCCCTCCTGCCATTTGGTAGTCTATTTTTGTTTGCTTGCTGAGCTTGACAGTTCCAAATACTCCAAACCCCGTTACAAGTCTTGTAAAAAGGTTATTCATTGTATCTTTGGCTGTAAGAGTTGTTGCTAAAAAAGAAAGCTGAATATTTCCAAAATCAAACTTCTTTTCTATTTTCATAGTAAAATCAGGAGTCAAATTCACCAGTATAAGATTAGAGGAATCCTCTTCCTGATAATCCTCGATGGAATACTCCAAAGCAGCGTAAATCGCC
The Aureibacter tunicatorum DNA segment above includes these coding regions:
- a CDS encoding DcaP family trimeric outer membrane transporter, translating into MGLKHFFIFIISLAPWVAYSQGVSDSTLIKLLPKNDTLTGRFAVSPNQHQLEPLDIPRDRGLYILTSDKTMQMRILGSVRLLTLYDDRLLANKNAFITAQIPVSKSERNIPNYNSTLSQTRLGFEVTRKTVKGDVFIRLETDFAGQNGFRIRHAYGSFGRLLIGQTWSLFTNVTAVPATVDFNGPTGVAMTRTPQVRYEFPLTKDLAIYAALEYSIEDYQEEDSSNLILVNLTPDFTMKIEKKFDFGNIQLSFLATTLTAKDTMNNLFTRLVTGFGVFGTVKLSKQTKIDYQMAGGRAVAHYIAALSGNSQDIIYDPSSGRFQPIYSYGGFVAVTHNWTNEFFSTASIGATGVENFSFQPENSYRNGIGVTVDFFWNVIEGSKVGLEYVYGKRFNKNLAFGNASRVAALFYYDF
- a CDS encoding class I SAM-dependent methyltransferase — encoded protein: MSSDSKKEWFGEWFDSPYYHILYKNRDYSEAETFINNVIHKLEMASGDKVLDIACGKGRHSIFLNKNGMNVTGIDLSVQSIEFAKQFENDKLHFANHDMRETFQESQFDFVVNLFTSFGYFSDEKDNQKAINSAIDNLKPNGKMLLDFLNPTKVINQLKKDEKKTIDGISFDIHKRVDENNFIVKTIEFNDNEIDFKFEEKVKALKQTDFITYFNNAGAKIIGTYGSYEFDKFDMDNSDRMIFIAEKK
- a CDS encoding ZIP family metal transporter; the protein is MIDAIILFLSAMAGGSLVFFISKKRTKEMQMAITFSGAYLFSLTILHILPELYEDSHTDGHIVSLFILLGFFFQVLLEPLTSGVEHGHLDEHHSHKHHHPVTPLIIGMLIHATFDGAILSGNFLNHGHGQNNLMIGLVLHKIPAAFALVSVISQSLSSKKKVFTLLIIFALASPFGIFASNFLFQKMAVDHMYYNLLIAVVAGNFLHISTTIFFETSPEHQFNFRKMFITLLGVLLAIAVEFIL